In one window of Primulina tabacum isolate GXHZ01 chromosome 8, ASM2559414v2, whole genome shotgun sequence DNA:
- the LOC142553866 gene encoding phospholipase A1-Igamma2, chloroplastic-like: protein MAVSLSRMVLALSNPLLQARRQPDYIQKQNPSDLETRIKLSATRPLRPARAISMDSLASSSTATGLQQELGSEAKTDSQDTRTIADSWRQLQGENNWDGLLDPMDPLLRHELLKYGSKVQACYDSFEFDPTSKYFGSSRYSKRELYKTLGMAEIGYDITRYLYVTSNVKLPKFFLKTRFPRVWSTDASWMGYITVSNDKMTKKLGRRDVCIVWRGTITRLEWIADLSNYLKPLSSEIPCPDPLVRVEAGFLTIYTDAKKNCQYCNISVREQVLAEIYKLVNETYPDEELSITIVGHSLGSALALLTAYDVAETVITRRKNDNRKIPVTAFTFAGPRVGNNRFKQRVEQLGVKVLRIVNVHDIVPDSPGFLFNENTPPAIMNVVEHFPWGVYTHLGVELELDHKNSPFLRPDGDVACAHNLEGYLHVLNGYHGKGKKFEPAMDRDPALVNKSSDFLKDELEVMINWMQNHNKGMVLKNGRYVQIERSMEDHITENNHHHIQQIRTHGP from the exons ATGGCGGTGTCTCTCTCCAGAATGGTTCTCGCCTTATCAAACCCCCTTCTCCAGGCCCGGAGACAGCCCGATTACATTCAGAAACAAAATCCCTCGGACCTGGAAACTCGTATCAAACTTTCAGCAACGAGGCCGTTGAGGCCTGCTAGAGCCATATCCATGGACTCTCTAGCATCATCCAGTACTGCAACCGGGCTTCAACAAGAACTAGGATCAGAGGCCAAAACAGATTCTCAGGATACGAGGACAATCGCCGATTCCTGGCGTCAATTACAAGGTGAAAATAATTGGGACGGGTTGCTCGACCCGATGGACCCATTGCTGCGGCACGAGCTGCTCAAATACGGAAGCAAGGTCCAAGCTTGCTACGACTCTTTCGAGTTCGACCCAACTTCGAAATATTTTGGCAGCTCCAGGTACTCCAAGCGTGAGCTTTACAAAACTCTTGGCATGGCGGAGATTGGCTACGACATCACCCGATACCTCTACGTCACATCCAACGTGAAATTGCCCaaatttttcttgaaaacaagATTTCCTAGAGTCTGGAGTACGGATGCTTCTTGGATGGGCTATATTACTGTTTCGAATGACAAAATGACGAAGAAGCTAGGAAGACGGGACGTGTGTATCGTCTGGCGGGGAACTATCACTAGGCTGGAATGGATTGCCGACCTGTCGAATTACTTGAAACCACTATCTTCTGAAATCCCATGTCCCGACCCTTTAGTGAGAGTCGAAGCAGGTTTTCTCACTATCTACACCGATGCAAAAAAGAACTGCCAGTACTGTAACATTTCCGTCAGGGAACAGGTTCTCGCCGAAATCTACAAGCTGGTTAACGAAACGTACCCTGACGAAGAGCTTAGCATCACCATAGTAGGGCACAGCTTGGGCTCGGCGCTGGCATTGTTAACCGCATACGACGTCGCGGAGACAGTAATCACTAGACGTAAAAATGACAACAGGAAGATACCGGTGACGGCGTTTACCTTCGCCGGGCCGCGCGTTGGGAACAACAGATTCAAGCAGAGGGTGGAACAATTGGGGGTCAAAGTGCTGCGGATTGTCAATGTTCATGATATCGTACCCGATTCTCCAGGCTTCTTGTTCAATGAGAATACGCCCCCTGCCATTATGAATGTCGTGGAGCATTTTCCGTGGGGTGTTTATACGCATCTGGGAGTGGAGCTGGAGCTGGATCACAAGAATTCTCCATTCTTGAGGCCTGACGGGGACGTGGCTTGTGCCCATAACCTGGAAGGTTACCTCCACGTTCTCAATGG GTACCACGGTAAGGGCAAGAAATTTGAGCCGGCAATGGACAGGGATCCAGCATTAGTGAACAAATCCAGCGATTTCTTGAAAGATGAACTTGAAGTCATGATAAACTGGATGCAGAATCACAACAAGGGAATGGTGTTGAAGAACGGGCGTTATGTGCAGATTGAACGTAGCATGGAGGATCACATTACTGAAAATAACCATCATCACATCCAACAGATACGCACCCATGGACCATAA